The DNA region CCCAACTTAAAAAACTACTATAATAGGAATTTAGTCGATTATTTATATTCAGGAGACCTTCCGTTTAAAGAAGTCCCGTTGCAAGAGAACCCGTTGAACTCCGTGGGTTCTTCTTTTTTTTATATTCATACCGTAATGGAAAGGAATGTTATGGATAAACGCCTCTACTTATCACAATTCAATCTCATGCGCTCCTTGTCAGAAGCAGATCTGATTGAAATGGACAGTATGACGTCCATCACGACCATGCCCAAGAATACGCTGATCCAGACTCCAGATACATATACAGAGGGCTTCTATTTTGTAAAAAAGGGAACCGTCCGCCTGTACACATTAACGGAAGAAGGTAAACAATTTACTCTCGATATATTGAAGGAAGGGAATGTGTTTGGGGAAATGAACGGTATTTCGCTCGGCACACGTTCCTTATATATCGAAACCATGGAGGAATGCGATATTTGCCTAATGAACAGGCAGCGTTTTGAACAATTCCTTATCGAACACCCCGAGTTTATGATGAATCTGATGAAAGTAATCAGCGAGGACATTCTTCTACGCAAAGGCGCCCGTAAAGGGGCTGACATTCCTGATCACATCCGCAATCTGCTGCAATCTGGACATATCGAATCGGTAAATCTGACGGAGTGGCTCGCTGTCGATCACATTCTCCTTTTTCAGCAGATTGCCCATGATCTGGGAATGGGCGCTGAAACCCGCAAGATCACGGAGCAGTTAACACAGATGAATGAACAGCGAATCATGAAAATCATTCCGACCATTGCCTCGAATTGGCTCAACCTTATGGAGCGAATGGGAGATAAAGAGCGAATCCGCCACTTCCGTTCCCTTGCGGAGCATCGTTCAGACAGTGTGCGCTGCTGGGCAGCCTTTATCATCGGGTCGGATTCCCGCTTAAGCCTGAATGATAAACTGGATCGCACCCGGTCCTTTGCAGCGGATCACCACTTTGGTGTACGAGAGATTGCCTGGATGGCTGTACGGGAGCCAATCACGGCTGAATTATCCAATGCGCTAACGTTTTTTATGGACTGGGCTATCGATCCTGACCCATTAATCCGACGGTTTGCCATAGAATCGACAAGACCTCACGGTGTGTGGGCCAAGCATATTCAGGAGTTAAAAGAAAATCCTGCAATAGCCCTGCCTCTACTCAACCATGTAAAATCGGATGCTCATAAATATGTGCAGGACTCTGTCAGCAACTGGTTGAACGATGCTGGCAAAACCAACCCGGATTGGGTTCGTCAGGTATGCGAATCTTGGATTCAGCAATCGGATACCAAGCATACGCTGCGGATCATCACACGTGGTCAACGAAACCTCAGCCTCTAATCCGTAATAAGCCCTTGTATGGGGCGCTCCCCCTCGGCATTACGATACCAAAAGATGACTACCGCTTTGTTGCAGTAGTCATCTTTTTAGTATCTCTGAGTCCTATCGAATTACATCAATTCATTCTGAATCGATCTCTTAGACTTGCACAGCGTCCATATTCATTTCTTCTGCTTCCAGTTTACGCATGCCCATAATCAGAACGATGATGTTGGCAACCAACAACACTGCCGGGAAAGGAATTGCTGCATATTGTCCATAGATCAGATGACTTCCCACTGCCCCAATCATAATGAACGTCAGTACCCCCGAAGCCAGAATACGCGTACGCGGAATCAGCAAACCTACAGCACTGAGCAGCTCCACTGCTCCGATCAGATACATCGTCCAGGTTGGGTAGGAGAATCCTTTGAAAGTCTGCACCATCATCTCTGATCCACTGACCTTGTTAAACCCTGACATTACAAATACACCTGCAAGCACAATCAGTGCGATATATCCCAAAATTCGTAATCCGTTGTTCATATGTATAGTCCTCCTGTAAATAAATCTTCATATCCATCTGTTGTATCAAAAGCAATCTATGTAAAAGTTACAACGTAACTCTATTTTAAAATTAGCCATTTGCACCTGCGAAATTAGTATGTGTTGATATCATACATATTAATAATCATTAACTTACTTTTATGAAGTGAGTATATAATAATAACATTATTTATTCAAGTAATTTTTTGACGAATAGTGTATAATACATTAAAAAGGTTGTTAGAGCATTATTCGTATGAACATGTTGACTCGTTGTCCCTTACTTTGGTCAGAGCGGCAGAAAGCCAAGCACTTTTATATATACGAAACAAATCAAATCCACCAATACTTGAATCGAGGTGAACACGTTGAAGCTGAGAAAAGTAAAATCGCCTAGTCCCTGCATGATTACTCAGGCCATGGATATCATCGGTAAGAAGTGGGTACTGCTCATCATGTACCAACTCTTATCCGGACCCAAACGATTCACAGAATTGGAAGCAGAAATGGCGATTAGCGGTCGGTTGCTATCCGAACGTCTGAAGGAAATGGAAATGGAAGGTATCGTAACCCGGCATATGTATCCTGAAATTCCGCCTCGCGTAGAGTATGAATTGACTCCAAAAGGCAGAGCCATTGAACCCGTCATTAACCAGATCTACAACTGGTCCTCAGACTGGTTGAAGCAGCAAGAGTCTAAGTAGCCGGATTCATGTTCAACACAAAAACGCCTGAATCGAACTGATCTGTGGATCAGTTTTAGGATTCAGGCGTCTTTGTTTTTTACAGGTTCACATTCTTCGGTACGTATAAAAAAGGATTAATGCGAGAGATGTTTGGATGGCTGAAGCTGTACCGGCAGTCCGGAATCTGCCGAAACCAAGGCAGCCGTTGTAATCTCCTGTGTGCGGCACGCATCCGCATAATCAGACAAGATCCGTGAGCGGTCCCCGGTACGAAGGGCGTGAATGAACGCTTCATTTTCCCGCTCATACGGGTTATGCCCTGCGGGAATCTCCAGACCTGCCATCGCATGAGGGGCAGTACTTGGTAGAAGAAGACGTTCAGGTGTCCAGTCCCAGACTCCAGCATCCGTGTAGAACTGGAGCCCTGCGCCGCCTTCACCATCTGGCAGCAGGCAGGTGTTGGCAATGCTCGCGATAGCACCACTCTCCAGCTTAAGTGTTACATTCGCCACATCAGCTACCGTGACATGTTCATGCTTCTCATGCATGCTGCGCTGAGCCGCTACAGCGTATACCTCTGTCACTTCACCAGCACAATACCGCAGCAAATCCACGATATGGGTCGTCTGTTCCACAAATTGTCCCCCGGAGCCCTCCTGACGACGCCACCAGTCAACTCCCGGCATTCCGCCCATCCAGCGTCCAAGCGCCATGCCCACGGTCTGTTCCTTCATCGCTTGCTGCAGTACCTGTGCAGCCTCCTGATAACGGAAATGGTAACCTACCGATGTTAACAATCCCGACTTCTGTATCTGATCCAGTACCTGGCGAGGAATATCCATGCCTGTACTCAGCGGTTTTTCCACCAGGAACGGGATACCCCGGCGAATCAACTCTGCTTCAATCGATCCGTGAGACATCGGAGGCACACAGATATAGACCGCATCCAGCTTTTCAGTATCCAACATATGCTCAAGTTCACCGTAGCCAACAGCATCATAGACGGAAGCCATGGCCTCCGCCTTCTCCAGCGTTGTTCCACAGACAGCTGCTACACGAACGCCCTCCATTCGTGCCAGAATATCTGCATGTACCTTACTGAACCAACCTGTTCCAATGATTCCGATCTGTAACGTCATAGATGTAATCCCCTCTCCTTGTTACACGCTTACATGTTCCATTCGACCCCCATTTGCGAAATCCTGCAATTAGATTCGGCCCGATGCTTCCATAAGCAACTGATCCAGTTCGTTCGCAAACCGTTTCGCTTGCTCGCCAGACCAAGTCAGGCGTTCAGCCATGTACTGAATAACTGCCGCCTTATGTTGACGTACTTCGTCAATGCGGAAAAACAAGTCCCCGGTTCGTCTGACAAAAAAGTCTGAAGGTGTTACGGCCATCTCCTCGTCTATGGCATAACGCAGCATTAATAACAGTTCCTGTGGCATGCCGTGCAGTTCAGCTTTGGCCCGCGGATCAGGCATTCGCTCGTACACCGCATCCACATTGGACCCATATCTGCGGGCCAAGTGCTCTGCAGCAGATCGGTCGAGTCCCAGTGCGACCCCATCCTTGATCTTGCGTTCAGTATATGCGCCAAAATTAACGGAACCGCCGACATCTCCCCCGGAGATCGGCATCTCTTTTGTTATACAGGGACCAACGGTTTTACCCGTTTCCTGCTCCAGTTGGCGTGCAGCCAGATCAACTACCATCTCGGCCATTTTACGGTATCCGGTTAATTTGCCCCCGGCAATCGTGATCAATCCCGAAGGGGCTACCCATACTTCATCCTTACGTGAAATTTCAGAAGGCCCTTTGCCTTCCTCATGAATGAGCGGACGAACACCCGCCCAACCGGACTCCACATCCTCGGCACGAATTCGTACGTTCGGGAACATCCCGTTGACAGCATCGATGACATAATCCCGATCCGCCTCGGAGATTAACGGGTGTGCAGGATCATCTTCGAAGACGGTATCTGTGGTTCCGACATAAGTTTTACCATCACGCGGAACAGCAAAGACCATTCGTCCATCCGGTGTATCAAAATATACAGCCTGCCTTAACGGGAAACGTGTACCATCAAATACGAGATGAACGCCCTTGGTCATCTGCAACGTTTTCCCATGGCGTGAACCATCGATCTTCCGCAGCTCATCCACCCATGGACCGGACGCATTAATCACCTTGGTTGCCCGCAGCTTATAAGATTGGCCGCTAATCTGATCCACAGCCTGGATACCTGTAATCCCCCCGTTCCCCTTCTCCTTCAGGAATCCTGCTGCTTTTACATAGTTCACGGCCTGTGCACCGCGCTGTACCGCTTCCTTCAACACTTCAATTGTAAGCCTGGCATCGTCCGTTCGGTATTCCACATAGCGTCCACCACCCAGCAGCCCGTTCTTGCGCAGCAAGGGCTCACTTTCTAAGACGGCTCCGGCATTTAACATATGGCGCCGCTCACTGCGCTTCACACCTGCAAGCCGGTCATACACCATCAGGCCAATGGACGTGCTGAATCGGCCAAAGGTACCTGCCGTATAGATGGGGAGCAGCATCGGTTCGGGTGTCGTTACATGCGGCCCATTCTCGTACACCACCGCTCGCTCCCGTCCCACCTCAGCTACCATTTTCACTTCAAACTGCTTCAGATACCGTAAGCCGCCATGCACCAATTTGGTAGAACGACTGGATGTTCCCGCCGCAAAATCCTGCATTTCGACCAGTGCTGTCTTCAATCCGCGGGATGTTGCATCCAGCGCAATCCCGGCACCCGTGATTCCCCCACCAATAATCAATATGTCAAAGTGTGCATTCGCCATCCGATCCAAGTATTCCGTACGCTTTGCCGCCGAGAACGATGCTGTCATCCCGATTCCTCCCATTCATTACCTTTGTATTGCCCCTAAAAGCACAAAAAAAAGACCACGTCATTCGCTTCAGCAATTGCTGAGCGGCACGTGGTCTCTCCCGATCTCCAGACATCATTTTTTAACTTGTGACTTAATCCTATCACACATTTCCGGCGGCGTGAAGGCCTGAAATGACACATTATTCAAAAAAATTTTAAAAAGTTGTTCTGCCTGCGGATGGAATTTCAAACTGATCCACTAATCATTTATTTTTCCTTAAAGTGGATAGTTGTTTTCTCTCCCCCAGGAAAATAAACCCTGTAAGTTGTGCATCATTTTCCACCAATAAATATCATTTATTGTATATGTTTAACGAAAAAGTACAAATGACCATTTCAAGTATTATCCATTCATTTGAAGACCATTGCTGCCTTTACCGCACGTTGCCACCCTGCATACAGTTCTGTACGCTCTTCCTCAGCCATAACCGGATAGAAGACACGTTCCGTATTCTCGTGATTCGCCAATTCATCTGCACTATTCCAATAGCCTACTGCAAGTCCTGCCAGATAAGCCGCACCCAATGCAGTCGTTTCGTTCACATTGGGACGCTCCACAGGGATATTCAGAATGTCACTCTGGAATTGCATCAGAAAATCATTGGCCGCCGCTCCCCCATCCACACGCAAGGCATTCACCGGAATACCTGAATCAGATTCCATGGCCTCCAGCACATCCCGGGTCTGATACGCCAGTGCCTCCAGGGTTGCACGAATAAAGTGCTCTTTGGTCGTTCCTCGCGTTAAACCAAAGACCGCTCCCTTCACCTCACTATCCCAGTAAGGGCTCCCCAGGCCCACGAATGCAGGCACCATATATACGCCCTCTGTAGAGGGTACACGTGCCGCATAGTCTTCACTGTCCTTTGAGGAACGAAGCATCCTTAAGCCGTCACGCAGCCACTGTACCGCCGAACCTGCGACAAAAATGCTGCCTTCCAGCGCATACTCGATCTTGCCATTCATGCCCCAGGCAATGGTTGTAATCAGCCCATGCTCGGACTGCACCGGCTTTTCTCCGGTATTCATGAGCATAAAACATCCGGTGCCATACGTATTTTTCATGCTGCCCTTCGTGTAACAGCCCTGACCGAATAATGCCGACTGCTGATCCCCTGCAGCTCCGGCAATCGGAATCCGATGACCGAAGAAGTGATAGTCAACTGTATGTGCATACACCTCGGAAGAACCGCGCACCTCTGGCAGCATCGCTTTGGGAATGTCCAGAATCTGCAACAATTCATCATCCCATTGCAGATCATAGATGTTGTACATCAAGGTCCGGGAAGCATTGGATACATCAGTAACGTGTGTACCACCGCTCAGCTTCCAGATCAGCCAACTATCGATTGTGCCAAACAGAAGTTCACCTTTTTCTGCACGCTCCCGGGCATCAGGCACATGATCCAGAATCCACTTTACCTTGGTTCCCGAGAAGTAGGGGTCAATGAGCAGGCCTGTTTTGCGATGAAAAAGGTCACCCAGTCCCTTCGTCTTCAACTCATCACAAATTCCAGCCGTTTGTCTGGACTGCCAGACAACTGCATTGTAGATGGGGCGGCCCGTTTCTTTGTCCCATACGACAACCGTTTCCCGCTGATTCGTAATGCCGATGCCGGCAATCTGGACCGGCTTGATTCCACTTTCGGCCAGACATGAAGCCATCACCGCCAGAATGGAACTCCAAATTTCATTGGCATTCTGCTCCACCCAACCCGGCTTGGGAAAGTACTGCGGAAATTCCTGCTGTGCAATATGCACAATCTCCCCGCTCCGATTAAACAGAATAGCCCGGGAACTCGTCGTCCCCTGATCAAGGGCCAACATATATTTTTCCATACAGACAACCTCCTGTTGTGGGATTACTGCTTATATTCTGTATGCGATTTCTTGTAGTGCCGAATCAGGTTCACGTTGGAAGTGGTTACTGCGGTAGCTCCAGCCTTCAGCGCCAGTTCAACCTCTTCCGGTGAGCGGATCAGCCCACCTGCAATGATGGGTATACCTGTCCGTATGGATACTTCTGCAATAATATGCGGGATAACACCAGGCAGTACTTCAATATAATCCGGCTGGGTCTTGGACAGCAAAAGATAACTTTTCTCCAGTGCATTCGTATCCAGCAGAAAAACGCGCTGTATGGCTGTGATCCCTTTCTGTTTCGCCTTCTGAATTACGCTGGCTCGCGTCGAGATCAGTCCTGCCGGGCGAATATGCTGACATAAATACTCTGCGGCATATTCATCGTTCTTCAGCCCCTGCACCAGGTCAGCATGCAGTAATATTTTCTTGTCACGCCGCCGCGCTTCCTCCAGCACACTGTGAAGCTGGGCAATGTGCGTATCCAGCACAACCCCGTAGGTGTAAGGGCCTTCAATCATCGCCTCGAACTGCTTCATGCTCTTGGCAGCCGGTAACACATACTGTCCCTCAAATGGCACTTTCGTT from Paenibacillus sp. JNUCC-31 includes:
- a CDS encoding DNA alkylation repair protein, translated to MLLRKGARKGADIPDHIRNLLQSGHIESVNLTEWLAVDHILLFQQIAHDLGMGAETRKITEQLTQMNEQRIMKIIPTIASNWLNLMERMGDKERIRHFRSLAEHRSDSVRCWAAFIIGSDSRLSLNDKLDRTRSFAADHHFGVREIAWMAVREPITAELSNALTFFMDWAIDPDPLIRRFAIESTRPHGVWAKHIQELKENPAIALPLLNHVKSDAHKYVQDSVSNWLNDAGKTNPDWVRQVCESWIQQSDTKHTLRIITRGQRNLSL
- a CDS encoding DoxX family protein; amino-acid sequence: MNNGLRILGYIALIVLAGVFVMSGFNKVSGSEMMVQTFKGFSYPTWTMYLIGAVELLSAVGLLIPRTRILASGVLTFIMIGAVGSHLIYGQYAAIPFPAVLLVANIIVLIMGMRKLEAEEMNMDAVQV
- a CDS encoding winged helix-turn-helix transcriptional regulator, with translation MITQAMDIIGKKWVLLIMYQLLSGPKRFTELEAEMAISGRLLSERLKEMEMEGIVTRHMYPEIPPRVEYELTPKGRAIEPVINQIYNWSSDWLKQQESK
- a CDS encoding Gfo/Idh/MocA family protein; its protein translation is MTLQIGIIGTGWFSKVHADILARMEGVRVAAVCGTTLEKAEAMASVYDAVGYGELEHMLDTEKLDAVYICVPPMSHGSIEAELIRRGIPFLVEKPLSTGMDIPRQVLDQIQKSGLLTSVGYHFRYQEAAQVLQQAMKEQTVGMALGRWMGGMPGVDWWRRQEGSGGQFVEQTTHIVDLLRYCAGEVTEVYAVAAQRSMHEKHEHVTVADVANVTLKLESGAIASIANTCLLPDGEGGAGLQFYTDAGVWDWTPERLLLPSTAPHAMAGLEIPAGHNPYERENEAFIHALRTGDRSRILSDYADACRTQEITTAALVSADSGLPVQLQPSKHLSH
- a CDS encoding glycerol-3-phosphate dehydrogenase/oxidase, encoding MTASFSAAKRTEYLDRMANAHFDILIIGGGITGAGIALDATSRGLKTALVEMQDFAAGTSSRSTKLVHGGLRYLKQFEVKMVAEVGRERAVVYENGPHVTTPEPMLLPIYTAGTFGRFSTSIGLMVYDRLAGVKRSERRHMLNAGAVLESEPLLRKNGLLGGGRYVEYRTDDARLTIEVLKEAVQRGAQAVNYVKAAGFLKEKGNGGITGIQAVDQISGQSYKLRATKVINASGPWVDELRKIDGSRHGKTLQMTKGVHLVFDGTRFPLRQAVYFDTPDGRMVFAVPRDGKTYVGTTDTVFEDDPAHPLISEADRDYVIDAVNGMFPNVRIRAEDVESGWAGVRPLIHEEGKGPSEISRKDEVWVAPSGLITIAGGKLTGYRKMAEMVVDLAARQLEQETGKTVGPCITKEMPISGGDVGGSVNFGAYTERKIKDGVALGLDRSAAEHLARRYGSNVDAVYERMPDPRAKAELHGMPQELLLMLRYAIDEEMAVTPSDFFVRRTGDLFFRIDEVRQHKAAVIQYMAERLTWSGEQAKRFANELDQLLMEASGRI
- the glpK gene encoding glycerol kinase GlpK; protein product: MEKYMLALDQGTTSSRAILFNRSGEIVHIAQQEFPQYFPKPGWVEQNANEIWSSILAVMASCLAESGIKPVQIAGIGITNQRETVVVWDKETGRPIYNAVVWQSRQTAGICDELKTKGLGDLFHRKTGLLIDPYFSGTKVKWILDHVPDARERAEKGELLFGTIDSWLIWKLSGGTHVTDVSNASRTLMYNIYDLQWDDELLQILDIPKAMLPEVRGSSEVYAHTVDYHFFGHRIPIAGAAGDQQSALFGQGCYTKGSMKNTYGTGCFMLMNTGEKPVQSEHGLITTIAWGMNGKIEYALEGSIFVAGSAVQWLRDGLRMLRSSKDSEDYAARVPSTEGVYMVPAFVGLGSPYWDSEVKGAVFGLTRGTTKEHFIRATLEALAYQTRDVLEAMESDSGIPVNALRVDGGAAANDFLMQFQSDILNIPVERPNVNETTALGAAYLAGLAVGYWNSADELANHENTERVFYPVMAEEERTELYAGWQRAVKAAMVFK
- a CDS encoding glycerol-3-phosphate responsive antiterminator; translation: MPFEGQYVLPAAKSMKQFEAMIEGPYTYGVVLDTHIAQLHSVLEEARRRDKKILLHADLVQGLKNDEYAAEYLCQHIRPAGLISTRASVIQKAKQKGITAIQRVFLLDTNALEKSYLLLSKTQPDYIEVLPGVIPHIIAEVSIRTGIPIIAGGLIRSPEEVELALKAGATAVTTSNVNLIRHYKKSHTEYKQ